A window from Physeter macrocephalus isolate SW-GA chromosome 11, ASM283717v5, whole genome shotgun sequence encodes these proteins:
- the LOC102975296 gene encoding bcl-2-like protein 2 isoform X1 produces MATPASAPDTRALVADFVGYKLRQKGYVCGAGPGEGPAADPLHQAMRAAGDEFETRFRRTFSDLAAQLHVTPGSAQQRFTQVSDELFQGGPNWGRLVAFFVFGAALCAESVNKEMEPLVGQVQEWMVAYLETRLADWIHSSGGWAEFTALYGDGALEEARRLREGNWASVRTVLTGAVALGALVTVGAFFASK; encoded by the exons ATGGCGACCCCAGCCTCGGCCCCAGACACACGGGCTCTAGTGGCAGACTTTGTAGGCTATAAGCTGAGGCAGAAGGGTTATGTTTGTGGAGCTGGCCCCGGGGAGGGCCCAGCAGCTGACCCGCTGCACCAAGCCATGCGGGCAGCTGGAGATGAGTTCGAGACTCGCTTCCGGCGCACCTTCTCGGATCTGGCAGCTCAGCTGCATGTGACCCCGGGTTCGGCCCAGCAACGCTTCACCCAGGTCTCTGATGAACTCTTCCAAGGGGGCCCCAACTGGGGCCGCCTTGtggctttctttgtctttggagcCGCGCTGTGTGCTGAGAGTGTCAACAAGGAGATGGAGCCACTTGTGGGACAAGTGCAGGAGTGGATGGTGGCCTACCTGGAGACGCGACTGGCCGACTGGATCCACAGCAGCGGGGGCTGG GCGGAGTTCACAGCTCTATACGGGGACGGGGCCCTGGAGGAGGCGCGGCGTCTGCGGGAGGGGAACTGGGCCTCAGTGAGGACAGTGCTGACGGGGGCCGTGGC